A window of the Rhodoluna limnophila genome harbors these coding sequences:
- a CDS encoding phospho-sugar mutase, translating into MTEQLIAAAQAWADQDPDSETRTELIGLIQARNIDALQSRMGSRLEFGTAGLRGELGAGPNRMNRVLVAQAAAGIRDYVLEQFPQGASVVIGFDGRINSDIFARDSAEIFAAAGIETSLFDSVVPTPVLAFAGKHLGTSAAIMVTASHNPPRDNGYKVYLGGANGGSQITSPADKEISLKIHAVAAGQTFDEIPKSDNYRIIGDEIRDLYIDRTRNLTGPIANGNDVKIVYTAMHGVGWHVVEKLFAKAGLARPATVDAQLLPDGLFPTVAFPNPEEPGAMDLSFALARSVEADLILANDPDADRLAIGIPDANAAEGWRRLTGDELGLLLGHEVAKRAVDSGISGNLACSIVSSSALAKVADKFKLGYRETLTGFKWISKVPNLIFGFEEALGYCIDPTSTPDKDGISAALMVAAIAADLANEGQTIADRLDEMGRLYGHFATGQISIRVDDLSVIANLMSKLRNDPPKNIDGVSTSFTDLKLGSPELGPTDGLRFDLADGRRVIVRPSGTEPKLKCYLQATGSSKLEAQTALAALNTAMKALLV; encoded by the coding sequence ATGACTGAGCAACTGATTGCCGCGGCGCAGGCTTGGGCCGACCAAGACCCTGATAGTGAGACTCGCACTGAGCTGATTGGGCTGATTCAGGCCCGGAACATCGATGCTTTGCAGTCCCGAATGGGATCTCGCCTGGAGTTCGGCACCGCCGGCCTACGCGGTGAACTTGGCGCCGGACCAAACCGAATGAACCGAGTTTTGGTAGCCCAGGCCGCAGCCGGTATTCGCGACTACGTGCTGGAGCAGTTTCCGCAGGGTGCATCGGTGGTAATTGGTTTTGATGGCCGAATTAACAGCGATATTTTTGCTCGAGATTCAGCCGAAATTTTTGCCGCGGCCGGCATTGAGACCAGCCTCTTTGACTCTGTCGTACCCACCCCAGTTTTGGCATTTGCCGGAAAGCACCTTGGGACATCGGCCGCGATTATGGTGACTGCGTCTCACAATCCACCTAGAGACAACGGATACAAGGTTTATCTCGGCGGCGCCAATGGTGGTTCGCAGATAACCTCTCCGGCAGACAAAGAAATCAGTTTAAAGATTCACGCCGTGGCCGCAGGGCAAACTTTCGACGAGATTCCAAAATCTGACAACTACCGAATCATCGGCGATGAGATTCGCGACCTGTACATCGACAGAACCAGAAACCTTACTGGGCCGATTGCCAACGGCAATGACGTGAAGATTGTCTACACAGCCATGCACGGCGTTGGCTGGCACGTAGTTGAGAAGCTATTTGCCAAGGCCGGTTTGGCCCGACCTGCGACGGTCGACGCACAGCTGCTACCCGATGGATTGTTTCCTACCGTGGCGTTTCCGAACCCAGAAGAACCGGGCGCGATGGATCTGAGTTTTGCCCTAGCACGCAGCGTTGAAGCTGACCTGATTTTGGCTAACGACCCAGATGCTGACCGTTTGGCAATTGGAATTCCGGATGCCAACGCAGCCGAAGGATGGCGCAGGCTAACTGGCGATGAACTGGGTCTGTTGCTTGGTCACGAAGTAGCCAAGCGTGCCGTGGATTCTGGAATTTCTGGCAACCTCGCCTGCTCGATTGTTTCAAGCAGCGCCCTCGCTAAGGTTGCTGATAAGTTCAAGCTGGGTTACCGCGAAACCCTGACCGGCTTCAAGTGGATCTCAAAAGTGCCAAACCTAATCTTTGGTTTCGAAGAGGCCCTGGGTTACTGCATCGACCCAACCAGCACCCCTGATAAAGACGGAATCTCAGCTGCGCTCATGGTTGCAGCGATTGCCGCTGATCTTGCCAACGAGGGCCAAACCATTGCAGATCGCCTCGATGAAATGGGTAGGCTCTACGGCCACTTTGCAACCGGGCAGATTTCAATCCGAGTTGATGACCTTTCGGTGATTGCCAACCTGATGAGCAAACTGCGCAACGACCCGCCAAAAAACATCGATGGCGTTTCGACATCATTCACCGACTTGAAACTTGGCTCGCCAGAGTTGGGACCGACTGACGGTCTGCGATTTGATCTTGCTGACGGACGCAGAGTGATTGTGCGCCCATCGGGCACCGAACCAAAACTCAAGTGCTACCTTCAGGCCACCGGTTCATCCAAGCTCGAAGCGCAAACCGCATTGGCTGCTTTGAATACTGCGATGAAGGCTTTGCTCGTTTAG
- a CDS encoding cytidine deaminase — MSEINWDALRAAANSAMQKAYVPYSKFPVGAAALTEDGRVVSGCNVENASYGLTLCAECSLVSALAMGAAEGEGPAKLVAFTCVDGHGNILMPCGRCRQLLFEHSAKGMILETVSGFKTIDEVIPDAFGPRDLEERK, encoded by the coding sequence GTGTCTGAAATTAACTGGGATGCCCTCCGGGCTGCCGCCAACTCGGCAATGCAAAAGGCCTATGTTCCCTACTCAAAGTTTCCGGTTGGTGCTGCGGCGCTAACTGAAGACGGGCGAGTGGTTTCTGGGTGCAACGTTGAGAACGCTTCATACGGATTAACCCTTTGCGCCGAGTGTTCTTTAGTGAGCGCCTTGGCAATGGGCGCTGCCGAAGGCGAGGGGCCGGCCAAGCTGGTGGCCTTCACCTGTGTCGACGGGCACGGAAACATCCTGATGCCTTGCGGGCGTTGCCGCCAACTGCTTTTTGAACACTCAGCCAAGGGCATGATTCTTGAAACCGTATCTGGTTTTAAAACCATCGACGAGGTAATCCCAGATGCATTTGGGCCTCGCGATCTTGAAGAAAGAAAATAA
- a CDS encoding PTS sugar transporter subunit IIA, which produces MRFPNLAAAFGEHAVQVGAIALDRDHAITLAGDLLVASGRVTPQYTLEMVEVVETHGPYIVIAPGIALAHSKPSDAVIETGLSLVVLAEAIPFGNAANDPVRLVIGLCAVDHDGHLDVMQELAIALSDAEYVNSLLNAVDAEHLRSLF; this is translated from the coding sequence ATGCGGTTTCCTAACCTGGCAGCGGCCTTCGGTGAGCATGCTGTTCAGGTTGGGGCCATCGCGTTGGATCGTGACCACGCAATCACGCTGGCCGGCGACCTGCTGGTAGCCAGCGGACGGGTGACCCCACAGTACACGCTTGAAATGGTCGAGGTGGTTGAAACCCACGGACCCTACATCGTTATTGCTCCGGGCATTGCTCTCGCGCACTCCAAGCCATCCGACGCCGTGATCGAAACCGGGTTGAGCCTGGTAGTTCTTGCCGAAGCAATCCCATTTGGAAATGCCGCCAATGATCCGGTGCGATTGGTGATCGGGCTGTGCGCGGTTGACCACGACGGACACCTGGATGTAATGCAGGAGCTGGCAATTGCCCTTTCAGATGCCGAGTATGTGAATTCTCTGTTAAATGCGGTGGATGCCGAACATCTCCGTAGTTTGTTTTAG
- a CDS encoding adenosine deaminase has translation MAKFDIQSLPKISLHDHLDGGLCPQSIIEMAAEIGLELPANTAEELRAWFEKSADSGSLVEYLKTFDITTAVMQTREHLTRVAREFVVDLANDGVIYGEVRWAPEQHLTRGLTLDEAVEAVQDGLEEGAAIIEKQGGYIRTGQLITAMRHADRALEIAELAVRHRDGGVVGFDIAGAEKGFLPSKHKAAFDYLAGELFPVTVHAGEADGVESIRDAIVSGRALRLGHGVRLIEDIMFSRTEDDTDVVELGPVAEWVNDRGIALEICPSSNLQTGAISMLGDKMSDHPFDVFYDLGFAVTVSTDNRLMSGTTLTRELELLVDTFGYGIEDLEVFMTTAAEHSFQPIHDREELIEVIQEAYAAAAGR, from the coding sequence ATGGCGAAATTCGATATTCAGTCACTGCCGAAGATTTCACTTCACGATCACCTAGATGGCGGTCTGTGCCCACAGAGCATCATTGAAATGGCTGCAGAGATCGGTCTGGAACTTCCGGCAAACACCGCCGAAGAACTGCGTGCGTGGTTCGAGAAGTCAGCTGACTCGGGCTCACTGGTTGAGTACCTAAAGACTTTTGACATCACCACCGCGGTAATGCAGACCCGCGAGCACCTAACCCGTGTGGCCCGTGAGTTTGTGGTTGACCTGGCTAACGATGGTGTGATTTACGGTGAGGTTCGTTGGGCACCTGAGCAGCACCTGACCCGAGGTCTGACCCTGGATGAAGCCGTTGAGGCGGTACAGGATGGCCTCGAAGAAGGCGCTGCAATCATCGAAAAGCAGGGCGGCTACATTCGAACCGGCCAGCTAATCACCGCAATGCGTCACGCAGATCGCGCGCTTGAAATCGCCGAGCTAGCAGTTCGTCACCGTGATGGTGGTGTGGTCGGCTTCGACATCGCCGGAGCTGAAAAGGGATTCTTGCCAAGCAAGCACAAGGCCGCCTTTGACTACCTGGCTGGCGAGCTCTTCCCAGTTACCGTTCACGCGGGTGAGGCAGACGGTGTTGAAAGCATCCGCGACGCAATCGTCAGCGGCCGTGCTTTGCGCCTAGGCCACGGCGTGCGCCTGATTGAAGACATCATGTTCAGCCGCACTGAAGATGACACCGATGTTGTTGAGCTTGGCCCAGTGGCCGAGTGGGTAAACGACCGCGGCATTGCCCTTGAAATTTGCCCTTCATCAAACCTGCAGACCGGTGCCATCAGCATGCTGGGTGACAAAATGAGTGACCACCCGTTTGACGTGTTCTACGACCTTGGTTTTGCCGTGACCGTCAGCACCGATAACCGCCTAATGAGTGGCACCACACTGACTCGCGAACTAGAGCTTTTGGTCGACACCTTTGGCTACGGAATTGAAGACCTAGAGGTATTCATGACCACCGCGGCTGAACACTCATTCCAGCCAATCCACGACCGTGAAGAGCTAATCGAGGTTATCCAAGAGGCTTACGCGGCGGCAGCTGGGCGCTAA
- a CDS encoding ABC transporter ATP-binding protein: MKLELRGITKRFGTMTANDNVNLVAEPGQIHCLLGENGAGKSTLMNVLYGLYQADGGDILIDDKVVKFSGPGDAMAAGIGMVHQHFMLIPVFTVAENVILGHEPTKFGGLLDLEAARKQVREISERFGFEVDPDAIVGDLPVGVQQRVEIIKALMGDAQVLVFDEPTAVLTPQETDELMAIMKQLRAEGKAIVFITHKLREVKEVADKITVIRLGKVVGEADPKASANELASMMVGRAVDLDVDKGEPKLGKTTFKITGLSTWNHAGTKVLDDVNLEIREGEILVIAGVQGNGQTELTEAIIGMHGRTTGSIELDGNQLIGKNVKQVLDLGVGFVPEDRTEDGLVADFTIAENLMLDRSDRKPFAKGISLQLNFLKQFAEEKLKQFDIRAQSINSKASELSGGNQQKVVLARELARELRLLVASQPTRGLDVGSIEFVHEQIVATRDSGIPVLIVATELDEATQLGDRIAVMYRGKVVGVVPATTPRSVLGQMMAGISA; this comes from the coding sequence ATGAAGCTGGAACTCCGAGGCATTACCAAACGCTTTGGCACCATGACTGCTAATGACAATGTGAACCTGGTTGCTGAACCAGGGCAAATTCACTGTCTACTTGGCGAAAACGGTGCCGGTAAATCAACCCTGATGAACGTCCTTTACGGTTTGTACCAAGCCGATGGCGGAGACATCTTGATCGACGACAAGGTCGTCAAATTTTCTGGTCCGGGTGACGCGATGGCAGCCGGAATTGGAATGGTGCACCAGCACTTCATGCTGATCCCAGTCTTCACCGTCGCCGAAAATGTGATTCTCGGTCACGAGCCAACCAAGTTTGGTGGCTTGCTAGACCTCGAGGCAGCGCGCAAGCAGGTGCGCGAAATTTCAGAACGCTTTGGCTTTGAAGTAGACCCAGATGCCATCGTCGGAGACCTTCCGGTCGGTGTTCAGCAGCGTGTAGAAATCATCAAGGCCCTAATGGGTGACGCTCAGGTTTTGGTTTTTGATGAGCCAACAGCGGTGCTCACGCCTCAAGAGACCGATGAGTTGATGGCCATCATGAAGCAGCTGCGCGCCGAAGGCAAGGCAATCGTTTTCATCACTCACAAACTTCGTGAAGTAAAAGAAGTTGCCGACAAAATCACTGTAATTCGTCTAGGCAAGGTCGTTGGTGAGGCAGACCCAAAGGCCTCGGCCAACGAGTTAGCCTCGATGATGGTGGGTCGTGCGGTTGACCTAGATGTCGATAAGGGTGAACCAAAGCTAGGCAAGACCACATTCAAAATCACTGGCCTTTCTACTTGGAATCATGCCGGAACCAAGGTTCTTGACGACGTGAACCTAGAAATCCGCGAGGGTGAAATCTTGGTAATTGCCGGCGTTCAAGGCAATGGTCAGACCGAGCTAACCGAGGCAATCATCGGTATGCACGGCCGCACCACCGGCTCGATTGAGCTAGATGGCAACCAGCTGATTGGCAAAAACGTCAAGCAGGTTCTCGACCTAGGCGTTGGATTTGTTCCTGAGGACCGCACTGAAGACGGTCTCGTCGCCGACTTCACGATTGCCGAAAACCTGATGCTTGATCGCAGCGATCGCAAGCCATTTGCCAAGGGCATTAGCCTTCAGCTCAACTTCCTGAAGCAGTTCGCCGAAGAAAAGCTGAAGCAGTTCGACATTCGCGCGCAGAGCATCAACTCAAAGGCCTCAGAACTTTCGGGTGGAAACCAGCAGAAGGTGGTTTTGGCCCGCGAACTCGCACGTGAGCTCCGTTTGCTCGTGGCATCGCAGCCGACTCGTGGTCTGGACGTTGGTTCGATTGAGTTTGTCCACGAGCAAATCGTGGCAACTCGCGACAGCGGAATTCCGGTGCTAATTGTGGCAACCGAGCTCGATGAGGCAACCCAGCTGGGTGACCGCATCGCAGTTATGTACCGCGGCAAGGTGGTGGGCGTTGTGCCAGCCACCACGCCGCGTTCAGTTTTGGGTCAGATGATGGCAGGTATCAGCGCATGA
- a CDS encoding ABC transporter permease, with protein MKRSIKTPIAFSIFVVLSLWLAATAPAGTTLFSFNAGNELFEVPDFEIPVAGAGWLIFSLLGLATAASWYLALKRKKTPLWVTGLFAFAFVQQLLVLIFVGEMFPVTTTLQGSLALAVPLIFGSLAGVLSERVGVINIAIEGQLLAGAFASAMVTSITHSLTAGLIAAAIAGSLIAGILAVFAIKYVVDQIIVGVVVNVLVIGLTSFLYSTVMTRDLVALNQPERFDQIDIPLLSQIPILGPLLFSQTLIVYLMYIAVAVVYVALFKTRWGLRVRAVGEYPKAADTVGIKVYRTRYMSVMLGGALAGIGGAFFTLGAVGSFSKEMTAGAGYIALAALIFGRWNPIYATLAALMFGFAQNLQSVLSIIGSDVPSQFLLMLPYALTVVAVAGLVGKVTGPAATGKAYIKS; from the coding sequence ATGAAGCGCTCAATTAAGACACCGATTGCTTTCTCCATCTTTGTTGTTCTGAGCTTGTGGCTAGCGGCAACAGCTCCGGCCGGAACCACTCTTTTCAGTTTCAACGCCGGCAATGAACTCTTCGAGGTTCCAGACTTCGAAATTCCTGTGGCCGGTGCCGGGTGGCTAATTTTCAGCCTGCTCGGTTTGGCTACTGCTGCTTCGTGGTACTTGGCACTAAAGCGCAAAAAGACCCCGCTGTGGGTCACCGGCCTATTTGCTTTCGCGTTTGTTCAGCAGTTGCTAGTGCTGATTTTCGTGGGTGAAATGTTCCCGGTTACCACCACTCTGCAGGGTTCGTTGGCGCTAGCTGTTCCGCTTATTTTCGGTTCACTTGCCGGTGTGCTCTCTGAGCGCGTTGGTGTCATCAACATCGCGATTGAAGGCCAGCTATTGGCGGGTGCTTTTGCCTCGGCAATGGTCACCTCGATCACCCACAGCCTCACCGCGGGCCTCATCGCAGCTGCGATTGCTGGTTCGCTGATTGCCGGAATCCTTGCCGTCTTTGCAATCAAGTACGTGGTTGACCAAATCATCGTTGGTGTGGTTGTCAACGTCTTGGTAATTGGTTTGACCAGCTTCTTGTACTCAACGGTCATGACTCGCGACCTAGTGGCCCTAAACCAGCCTGAGCGTTTCGACCAGATCGACATCCCGCTACTGTCCCAGATTCCAATTCTTGGACCGCTGCTGTTCTCACAGACCCTAATCGTGTACCTCATGTACATTGCCGTTGCCGTGGTTTACGTGGCGCTGTTCAAGACCCGCTGGGGTCTGCGCGTTCGTGCGGTTGGCGAGTACCCGAAGGCTGCCGACACCGTTGGTATCAAGGTTTACCGCACTCGCTACATGAGCGTAATGCTCGGTGGTGCACTGGCAGGTATCGGTGGCGCGTTCTTTACCCTCGGTGCCGTTGGCTCGTTCAGTAAAGAAATGACTGCGGGTGCCGGTTACATTGCCTTGGCTGCGCTGATTTTTGGCCGCTGGAACCCGATCTATGCAACCCTGGCCGCACTGATGTTTGGTTTTGCACAAAACCTCCAGTCGGTGCTCAGCATCATTGGTTCAGACGTACCTAGCCAGTTCTTGCTGATGCTGCCTTACGCATTGACGGTAGTTGCAGTGGCAGGTTTGGTTGGTAAGGTTACCGGCCCGGCTGCAACCGGCAAAGCCTACATAAAGAGTTAG
- a CDS encoding thymidine phosphorylase produces MSEFSAPELIVAKRDKGELSTEQINWLIANYTTGVVADEQMSAMAMAILLNGMNRREIKDLTLAMIASGERLNYADLKVPTSDKHSTGGVGDKITLPLAPLVAVFGVAVPQLSGRGLGHTGGTLDKLESIPGWRAQISNEEFHRQLAEVGAVICAAGSGLAPADRKLYSLRDVTGTVEAIPLIASSIMSKKIAEGTGSLVLDVKVGSGAFMKDIDRARELATVMVQLGQDAGVNTSALLTDMSTPLGLEIGNALEVKESLEVLAGGGPADVVEITVELAREMLRLAGKPDIDVEAALKDGRAMDKWRQMISAQGGDPDAALPEAKEHHVITAPESGYLSQLDALQVGTASWRLGAGRARKEDAVQFGAGITLHAQQGQRVEAGAPLMTLHTDEPERFERALEALDGSFKIEASAAPRKIVLEKING; encoded by the coding sequence ATGTCTGAATTTTCAGCGCCAGAACTAATCGTTGCAAAGCGCGATAAGGGTGAACTCTCGACCGAGCAAATCAACTGGTTGATCGCAAATTACACCACCGGAGTTGTGGCTGACGAGCAGATGTCGGCCATGGCGATGGCCATTTTGCTCAACGGCATGAATCGCCGCGAAATCAAAGACCTTACCCTGGCCATGATTGCCTCGGGGGAGCGTTTGAACTACGCAGACCTCAAAGTGCCAACCTCAGACAAACACTCGACGGGCGGTGTCGGCGACAAAATTACCTTGCCGCTAGCCCCTTTGGTTGCGGTTTTTGGCGTGGCTGTTCCACAGCTATCGGGTCGAGGTCTGGGCCACACGGGTGGAACCCTAGACAAACTGGAGTCCATTCCTGGTTGGCGTGCGCAAATCTCTAATGAAGAATTTCACCGTCAGCTGGCTGAGGTCGGAGCCGTCATCTGTGCAGCGGGTTCTGGCCTGGCCCCTGCTGACCGCAAGCTCTACTCGCTTCGCGATGTGACCGGAACGGTCGAGGCAATCCCACTGATTGCATCGTCAATCATGTCTAAGAAGATTGCCGAGGGCACCGGCTCGCTAGTACTGGATGTCAAAGTTGGTTCGGGTGCCTTCATGAAAGACATCGACCGCGCTCGCGAGCTGGCCACAGTGATGGTTCAGCTTGGTCAGGATGCTGGAGTCAACACCTCGGCTCTGCTCACCGACATGTCGACTCCTTTGGGGCTCGAAATCGGTAATGCCCTCGAAGTTAAGGAATCACTAGAAGTTCTTGCCGGTGGTGGCCCGGCTGATGTGGTTGAAATCACCGTTGAGCTTGCTCGTGAGATGTTGCGTCTGGCCGGCAAGCCAGACATCGATGTTGAAGCAGCGCTAAAAGATGGCCGTGCCATGGACAAGTGGCGCCAGATGATTTCTGCCCAGGGCGGCGACCCAGATGCTGCGCTGCCAGAGGCGAAAGAACACCATGTGATTACCGCACCAGAATCTGGTTACCTAAGCCAGCTAGATGCACTGCAGGTTGGCACTGCCTCTTGGCGCCTCGGCGCCGGGCGCGCCCGCAAAGAAGACGCAGTGCAGTTTGGCGCCGGCATCACGCTTCACGCCCAGCAGGGCCAGCGCGTTGAGGCCGGTGCTCCGCTGATGACTCTTCACACCGATGAACCTGAACGTTTTGAACGTGCGCTCGAAGCGCTAGACGGTTCGTTTAAGATTGAGGCTTCTGCTGCACCACGCAAAATCGTGCTTGAAAAAATCAACGGCTAA
- a CDS encoding purine-nucleoside phosphorylase — protein MNNPLDDSATNPFDIAAQAAETIAQLTGVAQHDIALTLGSGWAKAADLIGETVATIDATQVIGFSAPAVQGHVATLRSIKLPSGKHALVLGARTHYYEGHGVRRVAHGTRTAAAAGVKTMILTNGAGGIKETWKPGTPVLISDHINLTATSPLEGAKFVDLTDLYSKRLRDVARTVDATLDEGVYCQFRGPHYETPAEVQMAKAIGGHIVGMSTTLEAIAAREAGMEILGLSLITNLAAGIQKEPLSHAEVLQAGKDAEVRISALLAEIIAKL, from the coding sequence ATGAACAACCCACTAGATGATTCAGCGACGAATCCGTTTGACATTGCTGCCCAGGCAGCCGAGACCATTGCTCAGCTCACCGGAGTTGCCCAGCACGACATTGCACTCACCCTCGGATCAGGCTGGGCCAAGGCTGCAGACCTAATCGGTGAGACCGTAGCCACAATTGACGCCACCCAGGTAATCGGTTTCTCGGCACCAGCCGTCCAGGGCCACGTTGCTACTTTGCGTTCAATCAAACTGCCGAGCGGTAAGCACGCGCTGGTTCTTGGTGCTCGCACCCACTACTACGAAGGTCACGGTGTTCGCCGCGTTGCCCACGGCACCCGCACAGCGGCTGCCGCCGGAGTCAAGACCATGATTTTGACCAACGGAGCCGGAGGCATCAAAGAAACCTGGAAGCCTGGCACCCCGGTGCTGATCAGCGACCACATCAACCTCACTGCCACCAGCCCGCTAGAGGGCGCAAAGTTTGTTGACCTGACTGATCTCTACTCAAAGCGACTCAGAGATGTGGCCCGCACCGTAGACGCAACGCTCGACGAAGGCGTTTACTGCCAGTTCCGCGGACCACACTACGAGACCCCAGCCGAAGTTCAAATGGCCAAGGCGATCGGTGGTCACATCGTGGGCATGTCGACCACGCTCGAGGCAATTGCGGCACGCGAAGCCGGCATGGAAATTCTGGGACTATCCCTAATCACCAACCTGGCTGCCGGAATCCAAAAAGAACCGCTAAGCCACGCCGAAGTTTTGCAGGCGGGCAAAGACGCAGAGGTTCGCATCAGCGCCCTCCTTGCCGAAATTATTGCCAAACTCTAG
- a CDS encoding ABC transporter permease, with protein sequence MNKVVKQIFNPSALVTVLAVLASFLIGGLLIAFANEDVQATSGYLFARPTDFLSAVWNAVFGAYDALFRGSIFNYKAMDSVGMIKPLTETLTYATPITLAGLGMAVAFRSGLFNIGGTGQIIFGAMGAAWVGFSLELPAIIHLPVAVIAGILASALFGGFVGFLKAATGANEVIVTIMMNYIASLLLFWILTTPLFQAPNATNPISPEIAASAKYWRFMGDDYRINAAFFVMLAMVATVWWLLNRSSIGFQFRALGHNPNAAKTAGINIGVTYVLVMAVSGALAGLAGTAQVLGAEKYLTPSVAASFGFDAITVALLGRSKPLGVLAAGVLFGALRAGAVIMQANQKVPIDIVLIVQSLVVLFIAAPPLVRFMFRVPDLAKKQAEKKQVAA encoded by the coding sequence ATGAACAAAGTTGTGAAGCAAATCTTCAACCCAAGTGCACTGGTAACTGTGCTGGCGGTCTTGGCATCGTTCCTTATCGGTGGCCTTTTGATTGCCTTTGCCAACGAGGACGTCCAGGCGACTTCTGGCTACCTGTTTGCCCGACCAACCGACTTCTTGTCGGCAGTTTGGAACGCAGTATTCGGTGCCTATGATGCGCTGTTCCGCGGATCTATTTTTAACTACAAGGCCATGGACAGCGTGGGCATGATTAAGCCACTGACCGAGACCCTTACCTATGCAACACCGATTACCCTTGCCGGCCTGGGAATGGCCGTGGCATTTAGATCAGGTCTATTCAACATCGGTGGAACCGGCCAGATTATCTTTGGTGCGATGGGTGCTGCTTGGGTTGGTTTTAGCCTCGAGTTGCCAGCCATCATTCACCTTCCAGTTGCTGTTATCGCCGGTATTTTGGCCTCAGCTCTGTTCGGTGGATTTGTTGGTTTCTTGAAGGCTGCCACCGGTGCCAACGAGGTCATCGTGACCATCATGATGAACTACATCGCCAGCCTTTTGCTGTTCTGGATTCTCACCACTCCGCTGTTCCAGGCCCCAAACGCAACCAACCCAATCTCTCCTGAAATCGCGGCCTCGGCTAAGTACTGGAGATTCATGGGAGACGATTACCGCATCAACGCGGCGTTCTTTGTCATGTTGGCCATGGTTGCAACCGTGTGGTGGTTGCTAAACCGCTCTTCAATTGGTTTCCAGTTCCGTGCCTTGGGTCACAACCCGAATGCGGCCAAAACTGCCGGCATCAACATCGGTGTTACCTACGTATTGGTCATGGCAGTCTCGGGTGCGCTGGCCGGACTGGCCGGAACTGCCCAGGTATTGGGTGCTGAGAAGTACCTAACCCCAAGCGTGGCAGCCAGCTTTGGTTTTGACGCCATTACCGTCGCGCTGCTTGGTCGATCAAAACCGCTAGGTGTTTTGGCTGCTGGTGTTCTTTTCGGAGCGCTTCGTGCCGGTGCGGTAATCATGCAGGCAAACCAAAAGGTGCCAATTGACATCGTGCTTATCGTGCAGTCACTGGTGGTCCTCTTTATTGCAGCGCCGCCATTGGTGCGATTTATGTTCCGAGTACCTGACCTAGCCAAAAAGCAGGCAGAAAAGAAGCAGGTGGCTGCATAA
- a CDS encoding PTS sugar transporter subunit IIB, whose translation MKIIAVCGMGIGTSVLLKMNAEKVLRTIGVEATVEATDVKTARESRDAQIILTTADLAESLKGLPSEVITIDHFFDLEEITTKLSDSLL comes from the coding sequence ATGAAGATTATTGCGGTTTGTGGAATGGGTATCGGCACTTCAGTCTTGCTGAAGATGAACGCCGAGAAGGTTCTGCGCACCATCGGTGTTGAGGCAACGGTTGAGGCCACCGATGTAAAAACTGCTCGCGAATCTCGTGATGCTCAAATTATTTTGACCACCGCAGACTTGGCTGAGTCGCTCAAGGGGTTGCCTTCAGAGGTAATCACAATCGATCACTTCTTTGACCTTGAGGAAATCACCACAAAGCTTTCCGACTCGCTTCTCTAA